The Toxorhynchites rutilus septentrionalis strain SRP chromosome 3, ASM2978413v1, whole genome shotgun sequence genome includes a region encoding these proteins:
- the LOC129775611 gene encoding uncharacterized protein LOC129775611: MKSMSVVYLVLFSVTLIAALSGKVKAENVLAEDEEILNGTVAIFNDISSAQASIESLIGEMPTTDYLKLGAQGLVEYVSNLTGKFTPVFENFDQKDLEPIQQSLIEAIRYLNGYEVVNSISLLQNVDYNLYNHNLFRSINSDLRIASISLSEAMFDDRDVTGALDDLLATTDKLVENVARVSDAIQRGEAWTAETASRAMAAQRGFNESIDNYLNVSVTQIEDVTESLNNLRTFEEELYQKMKEKIQFFPKSTTNYFIALKKSLENLIQKVQLNFENMRLYKHREIEQWKTRSSISAPIGYMTQVAVQVSADPMLANACTEAYIEKLLAFPNFTLAHVSSCLAEQTANEEKTFELIANVIESYAMAAINTSYAAFDICFRYAPKKIGYCLELNGYENTWANGRIFMASRQIESFIDCEIQNNFNGCVAQFGYFLNYHNLQEMCFYNKKRNRPRTRW; encoded by the exons ATGAAATCCATGTCAGTGGTTTATCTGGTGTTGTTCTCGGTGACGTTAATCGCTGCGCTTTCGGGCAAGGTCAAGGCTGAAAATGTGCTTGCGGAGGACGAAGAGATTTTGAACGGAACTGTGGCAATCTTCAATGACATTTCGTCGGCGCAAGCCTCAATAGAGTCTCTGATAGGCGAAATGCCTACAACTGACTATCTGAAGCTGGGAGCTCAGGGTCTCGTTGAGTACGTTTCCAATCTAACCGGGAAGTTCACACCAGTTTTTGAGAATTTCGACCAAAAGGATCTGGAACCGATTCAACAGAGCCTGATCGAAGCCATTCGGTATCTAAACGGGTACGAAGTTGTGAACAGTATTTCGCTGCTGCAAAATGTGGATTACAATCTCTACAACCACAATCTGTTCCGGTCGATCAACAGCGATCTGAGAATCGCTTCGATCAGCTTATCGGAGGCAATGTTCGACGATCGTGATGTCACCGGAGCGCTCGATGATCTGCTGGCAACGACAGATAAATTGGTGGAAAACGTTGCCCGTGTATCGGATGCGATTCAACGAGGCGAAGCGTGGACAGCGGAAACGGCTTCACGTGCAATGGCAGCGCAGCGTGGTTTCAACGAGTCCATCGATAATTACCTAAACGTTTCCGTGACTCAAATTGAAGATGTCACCGAGTCGCTTAACAATCTGCGCACCTTCGAAGAGGAACTGTACCAGAAAATGAAAGAGAAGATACAATTCTTCCCCAAATCCACCACGAACTACTTCATCGCACTGAAGAAATCCCTCGAAAACTTGATCCAGAAGGTGCAGCTCAATTTCGAGAACATGCGCCTCTACAAACATCGGGAGATCGAACAGTGGAAGACTCGCTCGTCCATTTCCGCGCCGATCGGTTACATGACGCAGGTAGCGGTCCAGGTGTCCGCCGATCCTATGCTCGCGAATGCCTGCACCGAGGCGTACATCGAGAAGCTACTGGCGTTCCCTAACTTCACGCTGGCACACGTGAGCTCATGCTTGGCCGAACAAACCGCAAACGAGGAGAAAACGTTCGAACTCATCGCAAACGTCATCGAGAGTTACGCTATGGCTGCCATCAACACGTCATATGCTGCGTTCGACATCTGCTTCCGGTACGCGCCGAAGAAGATTGGGTATTGTTTGGAGCTG AACGGCTATGAGAACACTTGGGCAAACGGTAGGATCTTCATGGCGTCCCGGCAAATCGAATCGTTTATCGACTGTGAGATCCAGAACAACTTCAACGGATGTGTCGCCCAATTCGGATACTTCCTGAATTATCACAACCTGCAGGAGATGTGCTTCTACAACAAGAAAAGGAACCGTCCCCGAACTCGATGGTGA
- the LOC129775610 gene encoding uncharacterized protein LOC129775610, translating to MVVFKVLLVISTIAIAGSEPFFGNDVSIPQSAWLNRDALCVANSLVSARNALSSYVRSPPVNSVSLKEGATCLALYISNVTKLEGDIYLELGRAVNDRTTNPAIICSKLNKLVADLKPLLANSTTYITCIKENFDTSYDNYTHVYYKEWNEQFVSDALELELTLKNICLAIDSLQGKLIPQQFVAELSKNGTLQKLEAVASRRCPQATDLSIVASLQYTAINLANNFRSTFNSRLQTNRLSARTTVNSYIANSNTSLNSITAAVERFAKHVATMDDAFFFRWPQVPSEPVMSKRILLNQSIEAMTRRITTQKRFVEDYYLQMSTLFGDINPPQTYLEHEAELVTRTLMSWSKSDTCVLNFRNRLIDLPAQVHTQLSRCVNNQVTLERNGANQVVSIVGNVLQPHVTIVYANGEICFSYPFSAMSRCLDAFVHKIDFTPQFQVVDFGMFNLFIKTEPELLLCNERLMNFVQNLGLGANCFSKV from the exons ATGGTGGTCTTCAAAGTATTACTGGTGATTTCAACAATCGCCATTGCCGGAAGTGAACCATTCTTCGGGAATGACGTTAGTATACCGCAGAGTGCGTGGCTGAATCGCGATGCACTATGCGTGGCTAACAGTCTTGTGAGTGCGCGAAACGCACTTTCTTCGTATGTTCGTAGTCCGCCGGTAAATTCGGTCAGTTTGAAAGAAGGAGCAACCTGCCTTGCGCTGTACATTTCCAACGTCACCAAGCTGGAGGGAGACATCTACTTGGAACTTGGTCGTGCGGTTAACGATCGCACTACCAATCCGGCGATAATTTGCTCCAAACTTAACAAGCTGGTGGCCGACTTGAAGCCATTACTGGCGAACTCCACTACGTACATTACGTGTATAAAAGAGAATTTTGACACCAGTTACGACAACTACACGCATGTCTATTACAAAGAATGGAATGAGCAATTCGTCTCGGATGCTCTTGAGTTGGAACTCACTCTGAAGAATATTTGTCTAGCTATTGATTCCTTGCAAGGGAAATTGATACCTCAACAATTTGTTGCTGAACTGTCGAAGAACGGAACGCTGCAGAAACTAGAAGCCGTAGCATCCCGTCGATGCCCACAAGCTACTGATCTATCAATCGTTGCTAGTCTTCAGTATACAGCCATCAATCTCGCCAACAACTTCCGTTCTACATTCAACAGCCGGCTACAAACAAACAGACTATCCGCGCGTACAACTGTGAACTCCTACATCGCCAACTCGAACACATCCCTCAACTCGATTACCGCCGCCGTGGAACGGTTTGCCAAACACGTGGCAACAATGGACGATGCGTTTTTCTTCCGCTGGCCACAGGTACCGAGCGAACCGGTCATGTCAAAGCGTATACTGCTGAACCAATCGATCGAAGCAATGACCAGAAGGATAACCACGCAGAAAAGATTCGTGGAAGATTATTACTTGCAGATGAGCACACTTTTTGGCGATATTAATCCACCCCAAACGTATCTAGAACACGAGGCTGAGCTGGTGACGAGGACTTTGATGAGTTGGAGTAAGTCGGACACCTGTGTATTGAATTTCCGAAATCGGCTGATCGATCTGCCCGCTCAGGTGCACACTCAGCTGAGCAGATGCGTCAATAATCAGGTCACGCTGGAACGAAACGGAGCGAACCAAGTGGTGTCGATTGTGGGCAATGTTTTGCAGCCCCACGTTACAATCGTATACGCGAACGGTGAGATTTGCTTCAGTTATCCCTTCAGTGCGATGAGTAGGTGCTTGGATGCG ttcgttcacaaaatcgATTTCACCCCACAATTCCAAGTTGTGGACTTCGGAATGTTCAACCTCTTCATCAAAACTGAACCGGAACTGTTGCTTTGCAATGagcgattgatgaacttcgtccAGAACTTGGGACTCGGGGCGAATTGTTTCAGCAAGGTTTAA